In Ipomoea triloba cultivar NCNSP0323 chromosome 7, ASM357664v1, a single genomic region encodes these proteins:
- the LOC116025250 gene encoding transmembrane 9 superfamily member 11 — MGFLEKFKIWVLFMCLVWGLGHGFYLPGSYPHKYGVGDMLNVKVNSLTSIDTEMPFSYYSLPFCEPQEGIKDSAENLGELLMGDRIENSPYKFKMYRNETQIFLCQSKPLSGEEFKLFKKRIDEMYQVNLILDNLPAIRYTPKEGFFLRWTGYPIGIKVQDSYYVFNHLRFTVLVHKYEETNMASVMGTGDAAEVIPTVGKTGSGAPGYMVVGFEVVPCSFQHNAESLKNLKMYGKYPSPIKCDPTTVGMAIKENEPVAFSYEVNFVESDIKWPSRWDAYLKMEGAKVHWFSILNSLMVITFLAGIVLVIFLRTVRRDLTRYEELDKEAQAQMNEELSGWKLVVADVFRAPSNPALLCVMVGDGVQILGMGVATILFAALGFMSPASRGTLITGMLFIYMILGVAAGYVAVRLWRTIFCGDHKGWVSVSWKAACFFPGISFLILTTLNFLLWGSQSTGAIPFSLFVVLILLWFCISVPLTLVGGYLGAKAPHIEYPVRTNQIPREIPAQKYPSWLLVLGAGTLPFGTLFIELFFIMSSLWMGRVYYVFGFLLIVMILLVVVCAEVSLVLTYMHLCVEDWQWWWKSFFASGSVAMYIFLYSVNYLVFDLKSLSGPVSATLYLGYSLFMVLAIMLATGTVGFISSFWFVHYLFSSVKLD, encoded by the coding sequence ATGGGGTTTTTGGAGAAGTTTAAGATCTGGGTTTTATTTATGTGCTTGGTGTGGGGATTGGGTCATGGGTTTTATCTGCCGGGCAGTTACCCACACAAATATGGGGTTGGGGATATGTTGAATGTGAAGGTCAATTCACTGACTTCAATTGACACTGAGATGCCTTTTAGTTACTATAGTTTGCCCTTCTGTGAGCCACAAGAGGGCATCAAGGACAGTGCTGAAAATCTTGGTGAGCTCCTTATGGGGGACAGGATTGAGAACTCACCTTATAAGTTTAAGATGTACAGAAATGAAACTCAGATTTTCCTGTGTCAGTCAAAGCCATTGTCTGGGGAGGAGTTTAAGCTGTTCAAGAAGAGGATTGATGAGATGTATCAGGTGAACTTGATCCTTGATAATTTACCTGCAATTAGGTATACTCCAAAGGAGGGGTTTTTCTTGAGGTGGACTGGTTACCCCATTGGGATTAAGGTTCAAGATTCGTATTATGTGTTTAACCACTTGAGGTTTACTGTTCTTGTTCATAAGTACGAGGAGACTAATATGGCTAGTGTGATGGGTACTGGGGATGCAGCTGAGGTGATCCCTACAGTTGGCAAAACTGGATCTGGGGCACCAGGGTATATGGTTGTTGGGTTTGAGGTTGTCCCTTGTAGTTTCCAGCACAATGCCGAGTCATTGAAGAACTTGAAGATGTATGGTAAATACCCATCTCCGATTAAGTGTGACCCTACTACAGTTGGAATGGCTATTAAAGAAAATGAACCTGTGGCCTTTTCCTATGAGGTCAATTTTGTTGAGAGTGATATCAAGTGGCCATCGAGGTGGGATGCATATTTGAAGATGGAGGGGGCAAAGGTGCACTGGTTCTCTATTCTCAACTCTCTCATGGTTATTACTTTCTTAGCTGGAATCGTGCTTGTGATCTTCTTGAGGACTGTTAGACGGGATCTCACAAGGTATGAGGAGCTTGACAAAGAGGCCCAAGCCCAGATGAATGAGGAGTTATCAGGGTGGAAACTTGTTGTTGCTGATGTGTTTCGAGCACCAAGCAATCCAGCATTGTTGTGTGTGATGGTTGGAGATGGAGTTCAGATCCTAGGAATGGGAGTGGCAACTATTCTGTTTGCTGCTCTTGGATTCATGTCCCCAGCTTCGCGTGGAACATTGATTACGGGTATGCTGTTTATCTACATGATTCTTGGTGTTGCAGCTGGCTATGTTGCTGTTCGTCTTTGGAGGACAATCTTTTGCGGTGATCACAAGGGCTGGGTTTCGGTTTCATGGAAAGCTGCCTGTTTCTTCCCTGGTATTTCATTCCTTATACTCACTACTTTAAATTTCTTATTGTGGGGTAGTCAAAGTACAGGAGCCATTCCATTCTCCCTGTTTGTTGTTCTCATTCTGCTATGGTTCTGCATCTCCGTTCCCCTTACTCTGGTTGGAGGATACCTTGGGGCAAAGGCACCTCACATTGAGTATCCAGTGAGAACGAACCAAATCCCACGTGAAATTCCTGCTCAAAAATATCCATCTTGGCTATTAGTCCTTGGTGCTGGTACCCTACCTTTCGGCACACTTTTCATTGAGCTCTTCTTTATCATGTCGAGTCTGTGGATGGGGCGCGTATACTATGTGTTTGGATTTCTGCTGATTGTTATGATCCTACTGGTGGTGGTGTGTGCTGAGGTGTCGCTTGTTTTGACGTACATGCACCTCTGTGTGGAGGACTGGCAGTGGTGGTGGAAGTCCTTCTTTGCTTCTGGATCTGTTGCCATGTACATTTTCCTATACTCTGTTAACTATCTGGTGTTTGACCTGAAGAGCTTGAGCGGACCTGTTTCTGCTACCCTTTACCTAGGGTATTCTCTTTTCATGGTTCTGGCAATCATGCTTGCAACTGGTACAGTTGGCTTCATATCCTCCTTCTGGTTTGTGCATTACTTGTTCTCTTCTGTCAAACTGGATTGA